The genomic interval CTCATGCGAAGCGCTTTTGCAGTTTCGGCGATCGCATCATCGAAGCGACCTGCCCGCAACAACGCCCAGCCATAAGCCGTGTGCGCGAGCGCGAAGCTGGGATTGAGGTTGAGGGCGGCCTGGTGCTCGGCCAGCGCGCGCTGGTGTTGGCCGGAGGTGCTCAAGTTGAGGCCGACGGTCATGTGGGCCCACGGCTCGCTCTGGTCGAGGCGCAACGCCTCCTGGGCGTGCAAGGCGCTCTGCCTGTAGCCCTCGGAGCGGTCTTCAACGTAATAGTAGAGCGTGGCCCACCAGATCGCCCAGCTGAGAGTGGCGTGCGCTCGCGCATAGCTCGGGTCAATCTTTATGGCGCGGCGCAGCAAGCGTTGTGCCTCTTCGTTGTGCTTGCGGCCAAACTTGTTAATGAGGTCGATGGCGCGGATCACGAGTCCCCAGACATCGACGCTTTCAGGCGGCTGTCGGGCGGCGCGATAGCCTTCCTGGGCATAGAGGTGCGGCTCGATCGCGGCAACGATGTTTTCCGTGATCTCGTCCTGGACCGTGAAGATGTCGTGCAGTTGACGATCGTATTTCTCCGCCCAGATGTGCTTGGCCGTCTCCCCATCGATGAGCTGACCCGTGATCCGGATGCGCTGGCCAGCGGCGCGTACGCTGCCCTCCAGGGCGTAGCGCACGCCCAGATCGCGAGCGATTGTCCTCACATCGACGGCTTTGTCTTTGTAGACGAAGGCCGAGTTGCGAGCGATGACGAAGAGCCAGCGAAGCCGGGACAGCGCCGTGGTGAGATCCTCGGTGACGCCGTCCGCGAAGTACGCGTGTTCCGGATCGACGCTGAGGTTCGTGAAAGGCAGGACCACGATCGACGGCCCGTCCGGCAATGGCAGGGTTGGCGACGCCGACGCGGCAGCGGCCAAGCCGACGTTGACCCGAAATACCTGCAACGGGTCAGCGATGTTTTTCAAGCGCTGCTCACCCATATCAGCGTACTGGGTGTCGATCTTACTCTTGACCTGTTCGTATGCGGAACGCGACAAGCAGATTCCGCCGGGGTCAGCAATTCCTTCGAGCCGCGCTGCGATATTGACACCATCGCCCAGAATGTCATCGCCCTCGACCAGCACCTCGCCGAGATTGATGCCGATGCGGTATAGCACGCGCTGTTCCGCGACCAGCTTGGCGTTGCGTCGGGCCATTAGCTTCTGCACTTTGATCGCGCACTCGACCGCTGCCACCACGGATGGGAACTCAATGAGCACGCCGTCGCCCGTGGTCTTGACAATCCGTCCGTCGTGCTTTCCGACGATCGGCCGCATTGCCGCTAGACGGTCACGCAAGCGGCGCGCTGTCCCCGCCTCGTCTAGGCCCATGAGCCGGCTGTAACCAGCCACATCGGCAGCAAGGATCGCTGCAAGCCTGCGCTCGACCCGCTCCTGTGCCATGGACTGCTCTCCAGGCTACGGCTCGCGGCACTGTACCACAATGAGCGCACGGCGATCACCACGGGGCGATATCTGGATCTGCCGCCGCCTTTATGGAGGTGCATATGTTGTTCATCACATCAGCCGTCGACAGGCCGACGTCGGCTACGGGCCCAACAGCGAACATCGACTAGCAGTGATCGCGACTCTCGAGACCGGCGGAAAATAGGTGGGCCCCATTGACATTTGCAGGATTCAGTCGCCACGCCTGCCGTGATGGCCGGCGCCCGTCCGGCGAAATCGGCGAAGGCT from Bradyrhizobium arachidis carries:
- a CDS encoding adenylate/guanylate cyclase domain-containing protein; translated protein: MAQERVERRLAAILAADVAGYSRLMGLDEAGTARRLRDRLAAMRPIVGKHDGRIVKTTGDGVLIEFPSVVAAVECAIKVQKLMARRNAKLVAEQRVLYRIGINLGEVLVEGDDILGDGVNIAARLEGIADPGGICLSRSAYEQVKSKIDTQYADMGEQRLKNIADPLQVFRVNVGLAAAASASPTLPLPDGPSIVVLPFTNLSVDPEHAYFADGVTEDLTTALSRLRWLFVIARNSAFVYKDKAVDVRTIARDLGVRYALEGSVRAAGQRIRITGQLIDGETAKHIWAEKYDRQLHDIFTVQDEITENIVAAIEPHLYAQEGYRAARQPPESVDVWGLVIRAIDLINKFGRKHNEEAQRLLRRAIKIDPSYARAHATLSWAIWWATLYYYVEDRSEGYRQSALHAQEALRLDQSEPWAHMTVGLNLSTSGQHQRALAEHQAALNLNPSFALAHTAYGWALLRAGRFDDAIAETAKALRMSPLDSFSGLYTTIHGLALLAARRFAEALPYLRASVAADAEFAGHYNALISCCGHLGLIEEAEEFTARRNKVGPPLRVGVLRNNLRGFAHCEVFAEGLIKAGIPE